One region of Sebastes fasciatus isolate fSebFas1 chromosome 1, fSebFas1.pri, whole genome shotgun sequence genomic DNA includes:
- the txnrd3 gene encoding thioredoxin reductase 3 isoform X2: MPPIQPDSGKNELKTRIQQLIDTNQVMVFSKSYCPYCVKVKELFKELKIECNVVELDLMEDGTNYQDMLFEITGQKSVPNVFINKKHVGGCDKTLQAHKDGSLQQLLKGEDEAYDYDLIVIGGGSGGLACSKEASLLGKKVMVLDYVIPTPKGATWGLGGTCVNVGCIPKKLMHQTAVLGTAMQDARMFGWEFDEKVKHNWDTMKTAVNNYIGSLNWGYRVALREKSVNYVNAYAEFVEPNKIKATNKRGKETFYTGAKFILATGERPRYLGIPGDKEYCITSDDLFSLNHCPGKTLVIGASYVALECGGFLAGLGLDVTVMVRSILLRGFDQDMANRAGDHMEEHGVKFLRKYVPTKIEELEAGTPGKLKVTAKSTESDEIIEGEYNTVLIAVGRDACTDKLGLDSTGVKVNSKNGKVPVNDEEQTNVPHIYAIGDILEGKWELTPVAIQAGKLLARRLYGGSTVKCDYINVPTTVFTPLEYGSCGHSEERALELYGQENLEVFHSLFWPLEFTVPGRDNNKCYAKIICNKLDNDRVIGFHYLGPNAGEVTQGFGAAMKCGATKEQFDGTIGIHPTCAEIFTTLEVTKSSGGDITTAGC; this comes from the exons ATGCCTCCCATCCAACCTGACAGCGGGAAGAATGAGCTCAAAACTCGGATACAGCAGCTTATCGACACCAATCAGGTGATGGTGTTCAGTAAAAGCTACTGTCCGTACTGTGTCAAG GTGAAAGAATTGTTCAAGGAGCTGAAAATCGAGTGTAATGTGGTGGAGTTGGATCTCATGG AGGATGGAACCAACTACCAGGATATGCTGTTCGAGATAACCGGACAGAAAAGCGTTCCTAATGTCTTCATCAACAAGAAGCACGTTGGCGGCTGTGACAAAACACTGCAG GCTCATAAAGACGGCAGCCTGCAGCAGCTACTGAAGGGAGAAGATGAAGCTTATGACTATGACCTGATCGTCATCGGAGGAGGATCTGGAGGCCTGGCCTGCTCAAAG GAAGCTTCTTTATTGGGGAAGAAGGTCATGGTACTGGACTATGTTATTCCCACACCAAAGGGAGCCACCTGGG GTCTCGGTGGAACTTGCGTGAATGTCGGCTGCATTCCCAAGAAGCTGATGCACCAGACGGCCGTGCTGGGCACCGCCATGCAGGACGCACGCATGTTCGGCTGGGAGTTTGACGAAAAAG TGAAGCACAACTGGGACACGATGAAGACGGCGGTGAACAACTACATCGGCTCACTGAACTGGGGCTACAGGGTGGCACTGAGAGAAAAGAGCGTCAACTATGTCAATGCCTATGCAGAGTTCGTTGAACCAAACAAAATCAAG GCGACAAACAAACGTGGGAAGGAGACGTTTTACACGGGGGCTAAGTTTATCTTGGCTACAGGAGAGAGGCCGCGCTACCTGGGCATCCCTGGAGACAAGGAGTACTGTATCACCAG TGACGACCTCTTCTCGTTGAATCACTGCCCGGGAAAGACCCTGGTGATCGGGGCGTCGTACGTGGCTCTGGAGTGCGGTGGTTTCCTGGCTGGCCTGGGTCTTGATGTCACCGTCATGGTTCGATCCATCCTACTGAGGGGCTTTGACCAGGACATGGCCAACCGCGCCGGAGATCACATGGAGGAGCACGGAGTCAAGTTCCTCCGCAAATATGTCCCTACAAAG atagAGGAGCTGGAAGCAGGCACTCCTGGCAAACTGAAGGTGACAGCCAAGTCCACAGAAAGCGATGAGATCATCGAGGGAGAGTACAACACC GTGCTGATAGCGGTGGGCCGAGACGCATGCACAGACAAGCTTGGCCTGGACAGCACAGGGGTCAAAGTCAACTCCAA GAATGGAAAGGTTCCAGTGAACGATGAAGAGCAGACCAACGTGCCCCACATCTACGCCATCggagacattctggagggaaagtGGGAGCTGACGCCGGTCGCCATCCAGGCTGGCAAGCTGCTGGCACGACGCCTCTACGGGGGCTCAACAGTCAAG tGTGACTACATCAACGTTCCCACCACGGTCTTCACCCCGCTGGAGTACGGCTCCTGTGGTCATTCAGAGGAGAGAGCCTTGGAGCTCTACGGGCAGGAGAACCTcgag GTGTTCCACAGTCTGTTCTGGCCTCTGGAGTTCACTGTGCCTGGCAGAGACAACAACAAGTGCTACGCTAAGATCATCTGCAATAAACTGGACAAC GACCGAGTCATTGGGTTCCACTATCTGGGGCCAAACGCCGGAGAGGTGACGCAGGGCTTCGGTGCAGCCATGAAATGTGGCGCCACCAAGGAGCAGTTTGACGGCACCATCGGCATCCACCCGACCTGTGCTGAG ATCTTTACCACTTTGGAGGTGACCAAGAGCTCCGGTGGAGACATCACCACGGCCGGCTGCTGA
- the txnrd3 gene encoding thioredoxin reductase 3 isoform X1, with protein MPPIQPDSGKNELKTRIQQLIDTNQVMVFSKSYCPYCVKVKELFKELKIECNVVELDLMEDGTNYQDMLFEITGQKSVPNVFINKKHVGGCDKTLQAHKDGSLQQLLKGEDEAYDYDLIVIGGGSGGLACSKEASLLGKKVMVLDYVIPTPKGATWGLGGTCVNVGCIPKKLMHQTAVLGTAMQDARMFGWEFDEKGEDSELRPRRSRRGDVAPVCRVKHNWDTMKTAVNNYIGSLNWGYRVALREKSVNYVNAYAEFVEPNKIKATNKRGKETFYTGAKFILATGERPRYLGIPGDKEYCITSDDLFSLNHCPGKTLVIGASYVALECGGFLAGLGLDVTVMVRSILLRGFDQDMANRAGDHMEEHGVKFLRKYVPTKIEELEAGTPGKLKVTAKSTESDEIIEGEYNTVLIAVGRDACTDKLGLDSTGVKVNSKNGKVPVNDEEQTNVPHIYAIGDILEGKWELTPVAIQAGKLLARRLYGGSTVKCDYINVPTTVFTPLEYGSCGHSEERALELYGQENLEVFHSLFWPLEFTVPGRDNNKCYAKIICNKLDNDRVIGFHYLGPNAGEVTQGFGAAMKCGATKEQFDGTIGIHPTCAEIFTTLEVTKSSGGDITTAGC; from the exons ATGCCTCCCATCCAACCTGACAGCGGGAAGAATGAGCTCAAAACTCGGATACAGCAGCTTATCGACACCAATCAGGTGATGGTGTTCAGTAAAAGCTACTGTCCGTACTGTGTCAAG GTGAAAGAATTGTTCAAGGAGCTGAAAATCGAGTGTAATGTGGTGGAGTTGGATCTCATGG AGGATGGAACCAACTACCAGGATATGCTGTTCGAGATAACCGGACAGAAAAGCGTTCCTAATGTCTTCATCAACAAGAAGCACGTTGGCGGCTGTGACAAAACACTGCAG GCTCATAAAGACGGCAGCCTGCAGCAGCTACTGAAGGGAGAAGATGAAGCTTATGACTATGACCTGATCGTCATCGGAGGAGGATCTGGAGGCCTGGCCTGCTCAAAG GAAGCTTCTTTATTGGGGAAGAAGGTCATGGTACTGGACTATGTTATTCCCACACCAAAGGGAGCCACCTGGG GTCTCGGTGGAACTTGCGTGAATGTCGGCTGCATTCCCAAGAAGCTGATGCACCAGACGGCCGTGCTGGGCACCGCCATGCAGGACGCACGCATGTTCGGCTGGGAGTTTGACGAAAAAGGTGAGGACTCAGAGCTCCGACCCCGGAGGTCACGAAGGGGGGACGTCGCACCGGTTTGCCGCG TGAAGCACAACTGGGACACGATGAAGACGGCGGTGAACAACTACATCGGCTCACTGAACTGGGGCTACAGGGTGGCACTGAGAGAAAAGAGCGTCAACTATGTCAATGCCTATGCAGAGTTCGTTGAACCAAACAAAATCAAG GCGACAAACAAACGTGGGAAGGAGACGTTTTACACGGGGGCTAAGTTTATCTTGGCTACAGGAGAGAGGCCGCGCTACCTGGGCATCCCTGGAGACAAGGAGTACTGTATCACCAG TGACGACCTCTTCTCGTTGAATCACTGCCCGGGAAAGACCCTGGTGATCGGGGCGTCGTACGTGGCTCTGGAGTGCGGTGGTTTCCTGGCTGGCCTGGGTCTTGATGTCACCGTCATGGTTCGATCCATCCTACTGAGGGGCTTTGACCAGGACATGGCCAACCGCGCCGGAGATCACATGGAGGAGCACGGAGTCAAGTTCCTCCGCAAATATGTCCCTACAAAG atagAGGAGCTGGAAGCAGGCACTCCTGGCAAACTGAAGGTGACAGCCAAGTCCACAGAAAGCGATGAGATCATCGAGGGAGAGTACAACACC GTGCTGATAGCGGTGGGCCGAGACGCATGCACAGACAAGCTTGGCCTGGACAGCACAGGGGTCAAAGTCAACTCCAA GAATGGAAAGGTTCCAGTGAACGATGAAGAGCAGACCAACGTGCCCCACATCTACGCCATCggagacattctggagggaaagtGGGAGCTGACGCCGGTCGCCATCCAGGCTGGCAAGCTGCTGGCACGACGCCTCTACGGGGGCTCAACAGTCAAG tGTGACTACATCAACGTTCCCACCACGGTCTTCACCCCGCTGGAGTACGGCTCCTGTGGTCATTCAGAGGAGAGAGCCTTGGAGCTCTACGGGCAGGAGAACCTcgag GTGTTCCACAGTCTGTTCTGGCCTCTGGAGTTCACTGTGCCTGGCAGAGACAACAACAAGTGCTACGCTAAGATCATCTGCAATAAACTGGACAAC GACCGAGTCATTGGGTTCCACTATCTGGGGCCAAACGCCGGAGAGGTGACGCAGGGCTTCGGTGCAGCCATGAAATGTGGCGCCACCAAGGAGCAGTTTGACGGCACCATCGGCATCCACCCGACCTGTGCTGAG ATCTTTACCACTTTGGAGGTGACCAAGAGCTCCGGTGGAGACATCACCACGGCCGGCTGCTGA